In Deinococcus sp. QL22, the following are encoded in one genomic region:
- a CDS encoding protein kinase: protein MNLLLLAALFVAGLLLTVRAGERVLAVLVAVLSVGIATVLVALAVGSGGGLLALDRTQGVLSVVAVLVASGVFLLGGRGFPPSMRPTPKPSQPVRVQRTAPPAPPPSRRATLTQTATDLRFQDYEVLDRIGIGGMGSVYRARRRQDGRIVALKVPQERYLADAKFVKRFYREAEVLKRFNHPNVVRVYDYRMQPQEHYIAMEFLDGDSLEAVLENRTMSFPEGVQVIRALADALRHIHMQNVVHRDIKPANVMVVKNAFVEGQLREGGIKLMDFGIAVGKVLTRLTMTGARVGTPIYMAPEQAKGNRVDARSDVYSLGLLSYEMVTGQTAFKGSYEAVVHQQVFESPKPPKQVRLEVPGKLNDLILNMIEKDPAMRPTLDEVMTRIDAGVLTDEIFTDPVTLAMSVQEKRGTLRLLDLKGKLRVSMRDQGNAEGNLPSVPNAMAGDAEGNLYVTLLEYRQAKTGALIRKHSPDGREILAFGAYGLGEGDLLHPVGIAVAQGHVYVLDGEAHHVNVYTTEGRFVRSFGGRGQGLGRFERPRTIVAAPDGHVYILDSGNNEVQRFTAQGEYISRYAFRLDRSSESLRPLEGLGIDGYGAVYIVDGVARKIRKIEVDGTPGVTFTLETLVGEPTDAPWLLQITNDGQIFAVRQGGQVLRTFSSVGDLITSNDMYAPVQSMVLLTRPVPVPVQS from the coding sequence TTGAACCTGCTGCTTCTGGCCGCGCTGTTCGTGGCTGGCCTGCTCCTGACCGTGCGGGCTGGTGAGCGGGTTTTGGCTGTGTTGGTGGCTGTCCTCAGCGTTGGCATCGCCACTGTACTGGTCGCCTTGGCCGTGGGTTCCGGGGGCGGGCTACTGGCGCTCGACCGGACTCAGGGAGTGCTGAGCGTGGTGGCCGTATTGGTCGCCAGTGGTGTATTTCTGTTGGGTGGGCGCGGCTTTCCGCCTTCTATGCGGCCCACGCCCAAGCCCAGTCAGCCGGTGCGTGTGCAGCGTACAGCGCCGCCCGCACCCCCGCCGTCTCGCCGCGCCACCCTGACCCAAACGGCCACCGATCTGCGTTTTCAGGACTATGAGGTGTTAGACCGCATCGGCATTGGCGGCATGGGCAGCGTGTACCGCGCCCGCAGGCGGCAAGATGGCCGCATCGTGGCTCTGAAAGTACCGCAGGAAAGATACCTCGCAGACGCCAAATTCGTAAAGCGCTTCTACCGCGAGGCCGAGGTGCTGAAACGCTTCAATCACCCCAACGTGGTGCGGGTCTACGACTACCGCATGCAGCCGCAGGAGCATTACATCGCCATGGAGTTCCTCGACGGCGACAGCCTGGAAGCCGTGCTGGAAAACCGCACCATGAGCTTTCCGGAAGGCGTGCAGGTTATTCGCGCCCTGGCCGACGCCCTGCGCCACATTCATATGCAGAACGTGGTTCACCGCGACATCAAACCTGCCAACGTCATGGTCGTCAAGAACGCCTTTGTCGAAGGGCAACTGCGTGAAGGCGGCATCAAACTGATGGATTTCGGCATCGCGGTGGGCAAGGTACTGACCCGCCTGACCATGACAGGAGCGCGGGTGGGCACGCCGATTTATATGGCCCCGGAACAGGCCAAAGGCAACCGCGTCGACGCCCGGAGCGACGTGTACTCGCTGGGTCTGCTGTCCTACGAGATGGTCACGGGGCAAACCGCCTTCAAGGGCAGCTACGAGGCAGTGGTGCATCAGCAGGTGTTCGAGTCGCCCAAGCCGCCCAAGCAGGTGCGCCTGGAGGTGCCGGGCAAGCTGAACGACCTGATCCTGAACATGATCGAAAAAGACCCGGCCATGCGGCCCACCTTGGATGAAGTGATGACCCGAATAGATGCGGGAGTACTGACCGATGAGATTTTTACTGACCCTGTGACACTGGCGATGAGTGTGCAGGAAAAACGTGGCACGCTGCGTCTGCTGGATTTGAAGGGCAAATTGCGGGTCAGTATGCGCGATCAGGGCAATGCCGAGGGGAATTTGCCCAGTGTGCCCAACGCGATGGCGGGCGACGCCGAGGGCAACCTGTATGTGACCCTGCTGGAGTACCGCCAGGCCAAAACGGGGGCTTTGATTCGTAAGCATTCCCCCGATGGCCGCGAGATTCTGGCGTTCGGGGCTTACGGCCTCGGCGAGGGCGACCTCCTTCACCCCGTAGGAATTGCCGTTGCGCAGGGCCATGTGTATGTGCTGGACGGCGAGGCCCACCACGTGAATGTGTACACCACCGAAGGCCGGTTTGTGCGGAGCTTTGGCGGACGCGGGCAGGGACTGGGCCGCTTCGAGCGCCCGCGCACCATCGTGGCCGCCCCTGACGGCCACGTCTATATCCTCGACAGCGGCAACAACGAAGTGCAGAGATTTACGGCGCAGGGCGAATACATCAGCCGGTACGCCTTCCGACTGGATCGGAGCAGCGAGAGCCTGCGCCCGTTGGAAGGTCTGGGCATAGACGGCTACGGCGCGGTCTATATCGTGGACGGAGTGGCCCGCAAAATCCGCAAAATCGAGGTGGATGGCACGCCCGGCGTCACCTTTACCCTGGAAACCCTCGTAGGCGAACCCACCGACGCGCCTTGGCTCTTGCAGATTACCAACGACGGCCAGATTTTCGCCGTGCGGCAAGGCGGCCAAGTCCTGCGTACCTTTTCGAGCGTGGGCGACCTGATTACCTCCAACGACATGTACGCGCCCGTGCAGTCCATGGTGTTGTTGACCCGGCCCGTGCCCGTTCCTGTCCAGAGCTGA
- a CDS encoding glutaredoxin family protein: MSTEPLSPESVSPALLLPELTFYSRSGCHLCEQAHAHLLALDYRFAEVDVTGDAELERLYGHHIPVLAAGERVLIKGVFSKGRLSTLKLLLVREAREQQSG; encoded by the coding sequence ATGTCTACCGAACCCTTGTCGCCCGAATCTGTCTCGCCAGCTCTCCTCCTGCCTGAACTGACCTTCTACAGTCGTTCCGGCTGCCATCTGTGCGAGCAGGCGCACGCGCATTTGCTGGCGCTGGACTACCGTTTTGCGGAGGTGGACGTTACGGGCGACGCCGAACTCGAACGCCTGTATGGGCACCACATCCCCGTGCTGGCTGCCGGGGAGCGTGTGTTGATCAAGGGTGTGTTCAGCAAAGGCCGCCTGAGTACGCTGAAGCTGCTGCTGGTGCGGGAAGCGCGGGAGCAACAGTCAGGCTGA
- the ftsY gene encoding signal recognition particle-docking protein FtsY, translated as MSWLERLRDGLSKTRKQINDTAGFLGNDVRDVFTNRLDSIEDLEYALIAADVGRAATEEILEDIKRSEKTNLQEALMEALTLQLEPDARRAEFRKLGFAPDASRGRVDPKGHVIMVIGVNGVGKTTTIAKLGQYYMTRGKSVMFAAGDTFRAAAGTQLGVWGERLGIPVIQGADGSDPAAVAFDGAAARTARGTDLLFVDTAGRLHNKHNLMEELKKVRRVIEKADPGEPGEVWLVLDAVTGQNGLQQAKKFHESTPLTGVIVTKLDGTSKGGILIPIVRELGVPIKFIGVGEQAGDLQPFDSQEFVRALFDIDIPKS; from the coding sequence ATGAGTTGGCTGGAGCGTCTGCGCGACGGCCTCAGCAAAACGCGCAAGCAGATCAACGACACCGCCGGATTCCTCGGCAACGATGTACGGGACGTATTTACCAACCGTCTGGATTCCATCGAAGACCTTGAATATGCCCTGATTGCCGCAGACGTGGGCCGCGCCGCCACCGAAGAAATTCTAGAAGACATCAAGCGCAGCGAGAAAACCAATTTGCAGGAAGCCCTGATGGAAGCCCTGACCCTGCAACTGGAACCCGATGCCCGCCGGGCCGAGTTCCGCAAATTGGGCTTTGCGCCAGACGCCAGCCGGGGCCGCGTCGACCCCAAAGGGCACGTGATCATGGTCATCGGCGTGAACGGAGTGGGCAAAACCACCACAATTGCCAAGTTGGGTCAGTACTACATGACGCGGGGCAAGAGCGTGATGTTTGCCGCCGGGGACACCTTCCGGGCGGCGGCGGGCACGCAGTTGGGCGTGTGGGGCGAGCGCCTCGGCATTCCGGTCATTCAGGGCGCAGACGGCAGCGACCCGGCAGCGGTGGCCTTCGACGGCGCGGCGGCCCGTACAGCACGCGGCACCGACCTGCTGTTTGTGGATACGGCAGGAAGGCTGCACAACAAGCACAACCTGATGGAAGAATTGAAGAAGGTGCGCCGCGTGATCGAGAAGGCCGACCCCGGCGAACCGGGCGAAGTGTGGCTGGTGCTGGACGCCGTGACCGGGCAAAACGGGCTTCAGCAGGCCAAAAAATTCCACGAATCTACGCCGCTTACAGGCGTCATCGTGACCAAGCTGGACGGCACCTCCAAGGGCGGCATCCTGATTCCGATTGTGCGCGAACTGGGCGTGCCCATCAAATTTATCGGTGTGGGCGAGCAGGCGGGCGACCTGCAACCTTTCGACAGTCAGGAATTCGTGCGGGCCCTGTTCGATATAGACATCCCCAAAAGCTGA
- a CDS encoding CAP domain-containing protein: MLQIKAARLTALTLTIIGAAALTSCGGGTAPTPPAPQATAPTAKAQDAGSQTMSAEEAQVLREVNAARAVARTCGDVAYAATTPVTWNGFLAAAARAHTADMAARNYFAHVSPEGTSITMRAEAAGYTNWKSLGENIAAGYTVQNVVQGWIDSPGHCKNLMDPKFREMGAGYTYRPGSTYGTYWAQEFGTR, encoded by the coding sequence ATGCTCCAGATCAAAGCTGCTCGCCTGACCGCCCTGACCCTGACTATCATTGGAGCCGCCGCCCTGACTTCCTGCGGTGGCGGCACGGCCCCCACGCCGCCTGCGCCGCAGGCCACTGCGCCTACCGCCAAAGCGCAGGACGCTGGAAGCCAGACCATGAGCGCCGAAGAAGCCCAGGTGCTGCGCGAAGTGAACGCGGCCCGCGCCGTGGCCCGTACCTGCGGCGACGTGGCGTATGCGGCCACCACGCCCGTTACCTGGAACGGCTTTCTGGCGGCGGCAGCCCGCGCCCACACAGCAGATATGGCCGCCCGCAACTACTTTGCCCACGTGTCGCCTGAAGGCACCTCCATCACTATGCGGGCCGAGGCCGCTGGCTACACGAACTGGAAGTCGTTGGGCGAAAATATCGCTGCTGGTTACACTGTGCAGAACGTAGTGCAGGGCTGGATCGACAGCCCCGGCCACTGCAAGAACCTGATGGATCCCAAATTCAGGGAAATGGGCGCGGGTTACACCTACCGCCCCGGCAGCACCTACGGCACCTACTGGGCACAGGAATTCGGCACCCGCTAA
- a CDS encoding ABC transporter ATP-binding protein, giving the protein MLSIENMSVNYGAIQAVRDLNVTVNEGEVVTLIGANGAGKTTTLRAVSRLLKPVAGRILFMGRDITRLPADEAVKLGIAQSPEGRQVLARQSVQDNLELGGYTRSNAEVKADIDRMYGRFPRLGERRSQMAGTLSGGEQQMLAIARALMSRPKLLLLDEPSLGLAPIIVREIFDIIRELNAQGVTILLVEQNARLAMQSSHRTYVLDAGQLTLQGNSAELVSDERVLQAYLGG; this is encoded by the coding sequence CTGCTGAGCATCGAGAATATGAGCGTGAACTACGGCGCGATTCAGGCCGTGCGTGACCTGAACGTGACCGTGAACGAGGGCGAGGTCGTGACCCTGATCGGGGCCAACGGCGCGGGAAAAACGACCACCTTGCGGGCCGTATCGCGCCTGCTGAAGCCGGTGGCGGGCCGTATTCTCTTCATGGGCCGCGATATTACCCGTCTGCCCGCCGATGAAGCCGTGAAACTGGGCATTGCCCAGAGTCCGGAAGGACGGCAGGTGCTGGCCCGCCAGAGTGTGCAGGACAACTTGGAGTTGGGCGGCTACACCCGCAGCAACGCCGAAGTGAAGGCCGATATAGACCGAATGTATGGCCGGTTTCCCCGCCTGGGAGAGCGCCGAAGCCAGATGGCTGGCACCTTGTCGGGCGGCGAACAGCAGATGCTCGCCATTGCCCGCGCCCTGATGAGCCGCCCCAAGTTGCTGCTGCTTGATGAACCCAGCCTCGGCCTCGCGCCCATCATCGTGCGCGAAATCTTTGACATCATTCGGGAACTTAACGCGCAGGGCGTGACGATTTTGCTGGTGGAACAGAATGCGCGGCTGGCGATGCAGAGCAGCCACCGAACCTATGTGCTGGACGCGGGCCAACTGACTTTACAGGGCAACAGCGCCGAACTGGTCAGCGATGAACGGGTCTTGCAGGCGTACTTGGGAGGCTAA
- a CDS encoding ABC transporter ATP-binding protein, translated as MTAALTKTASRTVLEARNMTRRFGGLIAVNDVSFDVREGEIFGLIGPNGAGKTTLFNLMTGLTPASSGTLMYEGRPVLGLAPHRVAALGMSRTFQNIRLFKALSALENVKIAQHTRTHAGLWRGIFGANRAEEAQVERRAWELLDLVGLSDRAGEEAGNFSYGDQRRLEIARALATEPRVLLLDEPAAGMNTSEKGGLTAFIREVRDRFDLTVMVIEHHVPLVMNLCDRVAVLNFGQLIAMGDPASVQRDPKVIEAYLGGE; from the coding sequence ATGACCGCTGCACTGACCAAAACAGCCTCTAGAACCGTGCTGGAAGCCCGCAACATGACCCGCCGCTTTGGCGGCCTGATTGCCGTGAACGACGTGAGTTTCGATGTACGCGAAGGTGAGATTTTTGGGCTGATCGGGCCGAACGGGGCGGGGAAAACCACCCTGTTCAACCTGATGACGGGCCTGACGCCGGCCAGCAGCGGCACTTTGATGTACGAGGGTCGCCCCGTATTGGGCCTCGCACCGCACCGGGTCGCCGCGCTTGGCATGAGCCGCACATTTCAGAATATCCGGCTGTTCAAGGCGTTATCGGCGCTGGAAAACGTGAAAATCGCCCAGCATACCCGCACGCATGCCGGACTGTGGCGCGGCATTTTTGGAGCCAACCGCGCCGAGGAAGCGCAGGTGGAGCGGCGAGCATGGGAACTGCTGGATCTGGTGGGCCTGTCTGACCGGGCCGGGGAGGAGGCTGGAAACTTCAGCTACGGCGACCAGCGCCGCCTGGAAATTGCCCGTGCCCTGGCGACCGAACCCCGCGTACTGCTGCTGGACGAACCCGCCGCAGGCATGAACACCTCGGAAAAGGGCGGCCTGACCGCCTTTATCCGGGAAGTGCGTGACCGATTCGACCTGACCGTGATGGTCATCGAACACCATGTGCCGCTGGTGATGAACCTGTGTGACCGGGTGGCCGTGCTGAACTTTGGGCAACTGATTGCGATGGGCGACCCGGCCAGCGTGCAGCGCGATCCCAAGGTCATCGAAGCGTATCTGGGGGGAGAATGA
- a CDS encoding branched-chain amino acid ABC transporter permease, whose protein sequence is MSDFLQSYGFLIVTLIQAGLLGLSLYFPLMAGQLSLASPGFYALGGYVAAIMLTNPAFAGLRDTLGNGIFPLTWLAAGLLCALAGVIVGVPALRLRGIYLALATIAFVEILRVVSLNLAITGGAIGIFGIPQAFGFQDRWQYLLIFGPLLALVLAFTYMLQKSRVGRAFRAIREDELAADAMGVPPTQYKVLAFVIGAVIAGIVGSMSAPFLNTWNAKQGTFDASIAILAFVLIGGSRSMWGPVVGGALLTAVPELLRFLQDWRLVINGLVLVIASLYLPQGIVGALGKFRKSPPPARPPVAPAPDAKGGTV, encoded by the coding sequence ATGAGCGACTTTCTGCAAAGCTACGGCTTCCTGATCGTCACGCTGATTCAGGCTGGACTGCTCGGCCTCAGCCTGTACTTTCCGCTGATGGCCGGGCAATTGAGCCTCGCCAGCCCCGGCTTTTATGCACTGGGCGGGTATGTGGCCGCCATCATGCTGACCAATCCGGCCTTTGCTGGCCTGCGCGACACGCTGGGCAACGGGATATTTCCGCTGACCTGGCTGGCGGCGGGCCTGCTGTGCGCCCTCGCGGGCGTGATCGTGGGCGTTCCGGCGCTGCGGCTGCGCGGCATTTACCTGGCGCTCGCCACCATCGCCTTCGTCGAAATCCTGCGCGTCGTGTCGCTGAACCTGGCCATTACCGGCGGAGCCATCGGCATCTTCGGCATTCCGCAGGCCTTTGGATTTCAGGATCGCTGGCAATACCTGCTGATTTTTGGGCCACTTCTGGCGCTGGTGCTGGCCTTCACCTATATGCTGCAAAAGTCGCGTGTGGGCCGCGCTTTCCGGGCCATCCGGGAAGATGAACTGGCCGCCGACGCGATGGGGGTGCCGCCGACTCAATACAAGGTGCTGGCCTTCGTGATCGGGGCCGTGATCGCGGGCATCGTGGGGTCTATGAGTGCGCCGTTCCTGAACACCTGGAATGCCAAACAGGGCACTTTCGACGCCTCTATCGCCATCCTCGCCTTCGTGCTGATCGGCGGTTCGCGCAGTATGTGGGGGCCAGTGGTGGGCGGCGCACTCCTGACGGCCGTGCCGGAACTGCTGCGCTTCCTGCAAGATTGGCGCCTCGTCATCAACGGCCTCGTGTTGGTCATTGCCAGCCTGTACCTGCCGCAAGGGATTGTGGGTGCACTGGGCAAATTCCGCAAATCGCCGCCCCCAGCCCGCCCGCCTGTGGCCCCAGCACCGGATGCCAAAGGGGGCACAGTATGA
- a CDS encoding branched-chain amino acid ABC transporter permease: protein MELSSFVQNLMNGLAIGSVYAIFALGYTLVFSILGIINFAHGAVFTLGAYFTYTLVVGQFENNGLLKGINLFPDGSPFSGSAVMFGLATILGACAAGAIAVLIERLAFRPMRSRGADPLLALVSSLGVALVIVNLIQLLVGAEIYNFPSDAYGEVRPALSFQIGDKVVIIRTVQLIIFAVSLVMLAVLGYVIGRTKVGKALRAVAESPSTASLLGISVDRFILITFFLSGFLGGLAGTLVGTAFGVAGPYFGVVYGLKGLAVIVLGGLGSIPGAVAGGLVIGLAEAFVPAEYSAYKDAVAFALLFVILLVRPQGLLGRNLIQKV, encoded by the coding sequence ATGGAACTGAGTTCGTTTGTACAAAACCTGATGAACGGGCTGGCGATTGGCAGTGTGTATGCCATTTTTGCGCTGGGCTATACGCTGGTCTTCTCCATTTTGGGCATTATCAATTTCGCGCACGGGGCGGTCTTTACTCTCGGCGCGTACTTTACCTATACGTTGGTGGTGGGCCAGTTCGAAAACAACGGTCTACTCAAGGGAATCAACCTGTTTCCAGACGGCTCGCCTTTTTCGGGCAGCGCGGTGATGTTCGGTCTGGCTACGATTCTGGGCGCGTGTGCCGCGGGGGCGATTGCCGTGCTGATCGAGCGACTGGCCTTCCGGCCCATGCGCTCACGCGGCGCTGATCCCTTGCTGGCGTTGGTCAGCAGCCTCGGCGTAGCGCTCGTAATCGTGAACCTCATTCAGTTACTCGTAGGCGCTGAAATCTATAACTTCCCCTCCGACGCTTACGGCGAAGTCCGGCCCGCACTGAGTTTCCAGATTGGCGACAAGGTTGTCATTATCCGCACCGTGCAACTGATCATCTTTGCCGTCAGTCTGGTGATGCTGGCCGTGCTGGGCTACGTGATCGGGCGCACCAAAGTCGGCAAGGCGCTGCGGGCGGTGGCCGAAAGCCCCAGCACCGCCAGCCTGCTGGGCATCAGCGTAGACCGCTTTATTCTGATCACCTTCTTCCTGTCGGGCTTTCTGGGTGGGCTGGCCGGAACATTGGTGGGCACGGCGTTTGGTGTGGCCGGGCCGTACTTCGGCGTGGTCTACGGTCTGAAGGGACTGGCCGTGATCGTGCTGGGCGGGCTGGGCAGCATTCCGGGTGCAGTGGCAGGCGGGCTGGTCATCGGGCTGGCTGAAGCCTTTGTACCCGCCGAATACAGCGCCTACAAAGACGCGGTGGCCTTTGCCCTGCTGTTCGTGATTTTGCTGGTGCGCCCGCAGGGACTCCTGGGCCGCAACCTGATTCAGAAGGTGTAG
- a CDS encoding ABC transporter substrate-binding protein encodes MNRTKLKLSAAAVLAVTASLAFAQKVENPVPIGVAVAQTSNTALLGQEQVIGARFAEKYLNARGGINGTPFKLVFQDAAGDENSAINAFQNLITKENVVGIVGPTLSQQAFAADPIADRAKVPVLGPSNTAKGVPQIGNYIARVSAPVAVVAPNAIRTALRLDPKIKKVAVLYAQNDAFSVSETGTFQETAKAQGLTVSTVQKFQTTDTDFTTQVTAVLNADVDLAIVSGLAADGGNLVKQLRQLGYKGLIIGGNGLNTSNMFPVCQKLCDGVIIAQAYSPSQPSAANQVFVKEYRAQYKKDPPQFAAQAYAGVQVFVEALRAVDRKKKLNTWDLDALRVELNKQILLGKYNTPLGLISFDKEGEVVQKDFYVAQIKMKDAKTGSFVFLK; translated from the coding sequence ATGAACCGAACCAAGCTCAAGCTTTCTGCCGCTGCTGTCCTGGCCGTCACTGCCAGTCTCGCCTTTGCCCAAAAAGTAGAAAACCCCGTGCCTATCGGCGTGGCCGTGGCCCAAACCAGCAACACGGCGCTGCTGGGGCAAGAACAGGTCATTGGGGCCAGATTCGCCGAGAAGTACCTGAATGCACGCGGGGGCATCAACGGCACGCCCTTCAAACTGGTCTTTCAGGATGCGGCGGGCGATGAAAACAGCGCCATCAACGCCTTCCAGAACCTGATCACCAAGGAAAATGTGGTGGGCATCGTGGGGCCGACGCTGTCTCAGCAGGCCTTTGCCGCCGACCCGATTGCCGACCGCGCCAAAGTGCCTGTGCTGGGGCCAAGCAACACCGCCAAGGGCGTACCACAGATCGGCAACTACATCGCCCGCGTGTCGGCTCCGGTGGCCGTGGTCGCTCCCAACGCCATCCGCACCGCGCTCCGTCTCGATCCCAAAATCAAGAAAGTGGCCGTGCTGTACGCCCAAAATGACGCTTTCTCGGTCAGCGAAACCGGAACCTTCCAGGAAACTGCCAAAGCGCAGGGCCTCACGGTCAGCACTGTGCAAAAATTCCAGACCACCGACACCGACTTCACCACGCAGGTCACGGCCGTCCTGAATGCCGATGTAGACCTCGCCATCGTATCGGGCCTCGCAGCCGACGGCGGCAACCTCGTCAAGCAATTGCGTCAGTTGGGCTACAAGGGCCTGATCATCGGCGGCAACGGCCTGAACACCTCCAACATGTTCCCCGTATGCCAGAAACTCTGCGACGGCGTGATCATCGCGCAGGCCTACAGCCCCTCGCAGCCCAGCGCGGCCAATCAGGTCTTTGTTAAAGAATACCGCGCCCAGTACAAGAAAGATCCCCCGCAGTTTGCCGCGCAGGCTTATGCTGGCGTGCAGGTATTCGTGGAAGCTCTGCGTGCCGTAGACCGCAAAAAGAAGCTGAATACCTGGGATCTGGATGCTTTGCGCGTCGAACTGAACAAGCAAATCTTGCTGGGCAAATACAATACGCCGCTGGGTCTGATTTCCTTTGACAAAGAAGGCGAAGTGGTGCAAAAAGACTTCTACGTGGCCCAGATCAAGATGAAAGACGCCAAAACTGGCTCCTTTGTCTTCCTCAAATAA
- a CDS encoding DNA polymerase/3'-5' exonuclease PolX, with protein sequence MANVHETEQAGAGVNRKQLANVLKTTADLLELLGQEVFRANAYRSAARSLEALDTDAAELVAAGFAGVPKVGKSIAAELLAYAECGTFAPLEDAASQVPPGVLGLFRVRGLGPKKIRALWDAGTDSLESLREAAHNGQLAALKGFGAKSAATILAAVDFALAAQERQHLSTGLDVAEALAARLHGLDARISGDVRRGLDTVRSARVTVTATPEEVMARVGNWVEDLSLVGNKPLLGGRVDGVPVEIAYSTADARGALDLMMGSGAAYREELRAEAAARGFDLSGRGLMRGGEVIATPTEQEVAHQLSLSLRPAEYREPEHDGLWQTLPDPAELVTVADLRGMIHTHSTWSDGASSVRDMAAAAVKLGHEFLGTGDHSRAAHYANGMSLERLRAHIQEVRELQAAGVPVIAGAEVDILDDGSLDYPDEELAALDYVVGSVHSLFTMDEARQTERLVRAASHPLITVLGHPTGRLLLRRPGYAMDLEAVLGACEANSTVVEINANAYRLDLDWRDVLRWRDRLTFAINTDAHVPGGLADTRYGVAVARKAGLTPAKVINTLGQADFLAFVARQRAARAS encoded by the coding sequence ATGGCTAACGTGCATGAAACCGAACAGGCCGGGGCAGGCGTGAACCGCAAGCAACTGGCGAACGTGCTGAAAACCACCGCCGACCTGCTGGAGTTGCTGGGTCAGGAGGTGTTCCGGGCCAATGCCTACCGGAGCGCGGCCCGCAGTCTGGAGGCGCTGGACACCGACGCCGCCGAGCTGGTGGCCGCTGGCTTTGCGGGCGTGCCGAAAGTGGGCAAAAGCATCGCCGCCGAACTGTTGGCCTACGCCGAGTGCGGCACGTTTGCACCGCTGGAAGACGCCGCCAGTCAGGTTCCGCCGGGCGTGCTGGGCCTGTTCCGGGTACGCGGGCTGGGGCCAAAGAAAATCCGTGCCCTCTGGGACGCCGGAACCGATTCGCTGGAGTCGTTGCGCGAGGCAGCGCACAACGGACAATTGGCCGCCCTGAAAGGCTTCGGGGCCAAAAGTGCAGCCACTATTCTGGCGGCGGTGGATTTTGCCCTGGCCGCACAGGAACGCCAGCATCTCAGCACCGGATTGGATGTGGCCGAGGCATTGGCCGCCCGCCTGCACGGCCTGGACGCCCGCATTTCCGGCGACGTGCGGCGGGGTCTGGATACAGTTCGCAGCGCCCGCGTGACCGTGACCGCCACGCCTGAAGAAGTGATGGCGCGGGTGGGCAATTGGGTGGAAGACCTCTCCCTGGTGGGCAATAAACCACTGCTGGGCGGGCGGGTAGACGGCGTGCCTGTAGAAATCGCCTACAGCACCGCCGACGCACGCGGCGCACTGGACTTGATGATGGGCAGCGGCGCGGCGTACCGGGAAGAACTGCGGGCTGAAGCGGCGGCGAGAGGCTTCGATCTCAGCGGGCGCGGGCTGATGCGTGGTGGTGAAGTGATTGCCACGCCTACAGAGCAAGAAGTGGCCCACCAATTGAGTCTGTCCCTGCGGCCCGCCGAGTACCGCGAACCCGAACATGATGGCCTCTGGCAAACGCTTCCTGATCCCGCCGAACTGGTCACGGTGGCCGATCTGCGCGGCATGATCCACACCCATTCCACCTGGTCAGACGGGGCCAGCTCTGTACGCGACATGGCGGCGGCAGCCGTGAAGCTGGGGCATGAATTTCTGGGTACAGGCGACCACTCACGGGCGGCGCACTACGCGAACGGCATGAGCCTGGAGCGGTTGAGGGCGCACATTCAGGAGGTGCGGGAGTTGCAGGCGGCGGGCGTGCCCGTGATCGCCGGGGCGGAAGTGGACATTCTGGACGACGGCTCGCTGGATTACCCTGACGAGGAACTGGCGGCGCTGGATTACGTGGTGGGCAGCGTCCACAGCCTGTTTACGATGGACGAGGCGCGGCAGACCGAACGGTTGGTGCGGGCGGCCTCTCACCCGCTGATTACGGTGCTGGGCCACCCCACAGGCCGCCTGTTGCTGCGCCGTCCAGGGTACGCGATGGATCTGGAAGCCGTGCTGGGTGCGTGCGAGGCCAACAGCACGGTGGTAGAAATCAATGCCAACGCCTACCGCCTCGATCTGGACTGGCGCGACGTGCTGCGCTGGCGGGATCGCCTGACTTTTGCCATCAACACCGACGCACACGTGCCTGGAGGCCTTGCCGATACCCGCTACGGCGTGGCAGTGGCCCGCAAAGCTGGTCTGACTCCGGCAAAGGTGATCAACACGTTGGGGCAGGCCGACTTTTTGGCGTTCGTGGCACGGCAACGGGCAGCGCGGGCTTCATGA